A genomic stretch from Enterobacter dykesii includes:
- a CDS encoding AAA family ATPase, producing the protein MTITKLAWRDLVPDTESYQELFAQPELAKEHEFILSDTQPRLHYALEQVLSPWATAPFMLLKAPEEAEYLTLLGDAVRQLKPEANAVFGGQYRITGHDVTFEPAAQADGRFAVKGEVITANWVEAEQLFGCLRQFNGELSLQPGLVHRANGGVLIISLRTLLSQPLLWMRLKTIVHQQRFDWVGYDESRPLPVSVPSMPLSLTVVLTGDRESLADFQEMEPELAEQAVYSEYEDNIQIADADDMAQWCQWVMAVAERFALPTPAADAWPGLIREAVRYTGDQETLPLCPLWIGKQLREVGVISGDGAFTGEQLTQMLAQREWREGYLADRMQDEILLEQILVETEGERVGQINALSVIEFPGHPRAFGEPSRISCVVHIGDGEFTDIERKAELGGNIHAKGMMIMQAFLMSELQLEQQIPFSASLTFEQSYSEVDGDSASMAELCALISALAEVPINQNIAITGSVDQFGRAQPVGGLNEKIEGFFSICQQRGLNGKQGVIIPAPNARHLSLSQDILDAVEQEQFAIWAIEGIEDALPLLTNLVWDGEGQTTLMQTIQERIAQATQQDARHRYPWPLRWLGWFSSN; encoded by the coding sequence TTGACCATTACGAAACTTGCATGGCGTGACCTTGTTCCGGATACCGAAAGTTACCAGGAACTGTTTGCACAGCCCGAACTCGCAAAAGAACACGAATTCATCCTTAGCGATACGCAGCCTCGTTTGCATTATGCGCTGGAGCAGGTGTTAAGCCCATGGGCAACCGCGCCCTTCATGCTGCTCAAGGCCCCGGAAGAAGCGGAGTACCTGACGCTGCTCGGAGATGCCGTGCGCCAGCTGAAGCCGGAAGCGAACGCAGTTTTTGGCGGCCAGTATCGTATTACAGGACATGATGTCACTTTCGAACCGGCGGCGCAGGCCGATGGCCGTTTTGCCGTTAAAGGCGAAGTGATTACCGCTAACTGGGTCGAGGCGGAACAGCTCTTTGGTTGTCTGCGCCAGTTTAACGGCGAGCTTTCGCTGCAGCCGGGGCTGGTACATCGCGCAAATGGCGGTGTTCTCATCATCTCACTGCGTACCCTGCTCTCGCAGCCGCTGCTGTGGATGCGTCTGAAAACCATCGTCCACCAGCAGCGTTTCGACTGGGTGGGCTACGATGAGTCTCGTCCTCTGCCTGTCTCCGTTCCGTCTATGCCGCTGTCGCTGACCGTCGTGCTGACGGGCGACCGCGAATCGCTGGCGGACTTCCAGGAAATGGAGCCGGAACTCGCTGAGCAGGCGGTGTATAGCGAATACGAAGACAACATCCAGATTGCTGACGCCGACGATATGGCGCAGTGGTGCCAGTGGGTGATGGCCGTTGCTGAACGTTTTGCGCTACCAACCCCTGCGGCTGACGCGTGGCCGGGCTTAATCCGCGAAGCCGTGCGCTACACCGGTGACCAGGAAACGCTGCCGCTTTGCCCGCTCTGGATCGGTAAACAGCTGCGTGAAGTGGGCGTGATCAGCGGTGACGGAGCGTTCACCGGCGAACAGCTCACTCAGATGCTGGCTCAGCGTGAGTGGCGAGAAGGCTATCTTGCCGACCGTATGCAGGATGAAATTCTGCTGGAACAAATTCTGGTAGAGACCGAAGGCGAACGCGTCGGGCAGATCAACGCCCTGTCGGTGATTGAATTTCCCGGCCATCCGCGCGCATTCGGGGAACCGTCCCGTATCAGCTGCGTTGTGCACATTGGCGATGGCGAGTTCACCGATATCGAACGGAAAGCCGAGCTGGGCGGCAACATTCACGCGAAAGGCATGATGATCATGCAGGCGTTTTTGATGTCAGAGCTGCAGCTTGAGCAACAGATCCCCTTCTCCGCCTCGCTGACGTTTGAGCAGTCCTACAGCGAAGTGGATGGCGATAGCGCCTCTATGGCCGAGCTGTGCGCCTTAATCAGCGCCCTGGCGGAAGTGCCCATCAATCAGAACATCGCGATCACCGGTTCGGTGGACCAGTTCGGTCGTGCCCAGCCAGTGGGAGGCCTCAACGAAAAAATTGAAGGCTTCTTCTCCATCTGTCAGCAGCGTGGTTTAAACGGCAAACAGGGTGTGATTATTCCTGCTCCCAACGCACGCCATTTGAGCCTCAGTCAGGATATTCTGGATGCAGTTGAGCAAGAGCAATTCGCCATCTGGGCCATCGAAGGGATTGAGGATGCGCTACCCTTACTGACAAATCTGGTTTGGGATGGCGAAGGGCAAACAACCCTGATGCAGACTATCCAGGAGCGCATTGCTCAGGCGACACAGCAGGATGCTCGTCATCGTTATCCATGGCCGTTACGCTGGTTGGGCTGGTTTAGTTCGAACTGA
- the matP gene encoding macrodomain Ter protein MatP: MKYQQLENLESGWKWKYLVKKHREGELITCYVEASAAQEAVDILLTLENEPVQVNGWIEKHINPALLNRMKQTIRARRKRHFNAEHQHTRKKSIDLEFVVWQRLAGLAQRRGKTLSETIVQLIEDAEHKEKYANQMSTLKNDLQALLGKK; this comes from the coding sequence ATGAAATATCAACAACTGGAAAATCTCGAAAGCGGCTGGAAATGGAAGTACCTGGTCAAAAAGCACCGTGAAGGGGAGCTGATCACCTGCTACGTCGAAGCCAGCGCTGCGCAAGAAGCCGTGGATATTTTGCTGACCCTCGAAAATGAACCGGTACAGGTTAACGGCTGGATTGAGAAACACATCAATCCTGCACTGTTAAACCGGATGAAGCAAACTATCCGTGCGCGACGCAAACGGCATTTTAATGCTGAGCATCAGCACACTCGCAAAAAATCAATCGACCTGGAATTTGTTGTCTGGCAGCGACTGGCCGGGCTGGCACAACGACGGGGCAAAACGCTGTCGGAAACCATCGTGCAGCTGATTGAGGATGCAGAACATAAAGAGAAATACGCCAACCAGATGTCGACACTGAAGAACGACCTTCAGGCGCTGTTGGGTAAAAAGTAG
- the ompA gene encoding porin OmpA, producing the protein MKKTAIAIAVALAGFATVAQAAPKDNTWYAGGKLGWSQFHDTGWYNSSLNNDGPTHESQLGAGAFGGYQVNPYVGFEMGYDWLGRMPYKGDTINGAFKAQGVQLTAKLGYPITDDLDVYTRLGGMVWRADSSNNISGDNHDTGVSPVFAGGVEWAMTRDIATRLEYQWVNNIGDGNTVGVRPDNGMLSVGVSYRFGQQEEAAPVVAPAPAPAPEVQTKHFTLKSDVLFNFNKATLKPEGQQALDQLYTQLSNLDPKDGSVVVLGFTDRIGSDAYNQKLSEKRAQSVVDYLISKGIPANKISPRGMGESNPVTGNTCDNVKARAALIDCLAPDRRVEIEVKGIKDVVTQPAA; encoded by the coding sequence ATGAAAAAGACAGCTATCGCGATTGCAGTGGCACTGGCTGGCTTCGCTACCGTAGCGCAGGCCGCTCCGAAAGATAATACCTGGTATGCAGGTGGTAAACTGGGCTGGTCTCAGTTCCACGACACCGGCTGGTACAACAGCAGCCTGAACAATGATGGCCCTACTCACGAGAGCCAGCTTGGTGCAGGTGCGTTCGGTGGCTATCAGGTTAACCCGTATGTTGGTTTTGAAATGGGTTACGACTGGTTAGGTCGTATGCCATACAAAGGCGACACCATCAACGGCGCTTTCAAAGCACAGGGCGTTCAACTGACCGCTAAACTGGGCTACCCAATCACTGACGATCTGGACGTGTACACCCGTCTGGGCGGCATGGTATGGCGTGCAGACTCCAGCAACAACATCTCTGGTGACAACCATGACACCGGTGTTTCCCCAGTATTCGCTGGTGGCGTTGAGTGGGCTATGACCCGTGACATCGCTACCCGTCTGGAATACCAGTGGGTTAACAACATCGGCGACGGCAACACCGTTGGTGTTCGTCCAGACAACGGCATGCTGAGCGTAGGTGTTTCCTACCGTTTCGGCCAGCAGGAAGAAGCAGCACCAGTTGTTGCTCCAGCGCCGGCTCCAGCTCCAGAAGTACAGACCAAGCACTTCACTCTGAAGTCTGACGTTCTGTTCAACTTCAACAAAGCGACTCTGAAACCAGAAGGCCAGCAGGCACTGGATCAGCTGTATACCCAGCTGAGCAACCTGGATCCTAAAGACGGTTCCGTAGTGGTTCTGGGCTTCACCGACCGTATCGGTTCTGACGCTTACAACCAGAAACTGTCTGAGAAACGTGCTCAGTCTGTTGTTGATTACCTGATCTCTAAAGGTATCCCAGCTAACAAGATCTCCCCACGTGGTATGGGCGAATCTAACCCAGTTACTGGCAACACCTGTGACAACGTGAAAGCTCGCGCTGCACTGATCGACTGCCTGGCTCCAGATCGTCGCGTAGAGATCGAAGTTAAAGGCATCAAAGACGTTGTAACTCAGCCAGCGGCATAA
- the sulA gene encoding SOS-induced cell division inhibitor SulA, which yields MHTSGYANRSTSLSSTAGNVAQNSVERVSTGLISEVVYREDQSLLTQLLLLPLLQQLGQQSRWQLWLTPQQKLSREWVQSAGLPLTKVMQINQLPPCDTVESMIRALRTGNYSVVIGWLPEELTEEEHFRLTEAAEEGNAIGFIMRPVRSDSYRRGQLSGLKIHSNLYH from the coding sequence ATGCACACTTCAGGCTATGCAAATCGCTCAACCTCTCTCTCTTCTACCGCAGGCAATGTCGCGCAGAATTCCGTCGAGCGTGTTTCCACGGGGCTTATCAGTGAAGTGGTTTATCGTGAAGACCAGTCCCTGTTGACGCAACTTCTGTTGTTGCCGTTATTGCAACAGCTTGGTCAGCAATCGCGCTGGCAGCTCTGGCTCACGCCTCAGCAAAAACTGAGCCGTGAGTGGGTTCAGTCCGCAGGCCTTCCTCTAACTAAGGTGATGCAAATTAACCAGCTTCCGCCGTGCGATACCGTTGAGTCGATGATCCGCGCGTTACGCACCGGAAATTACAGCGTGGTGATTGGATGGTTACCGGAAGAATTGACGGAAGAGGAACATTTCCGTCTGACTGAAGCAGCTGAAGAAGGGAATGCAATCGGGTTCATTATGCGTCCGGTTCGATCGGATTCTTACCGCAGAGGACAACTTTCTGGGCTAAAAATTCACTCAAATTTGTATCATTGA
- a CDS encoding TfoX/Sxy family DNA transformation protein, whose product MKKISYERIYKSQEYLSPLGEIHHRALFGGYTLAVDDAVFAMVSDGELYLRACEESAKYCVKNASSFLTLMKRGRPVLLNYYRVDDGLWQDRERLLQLSSFALSAARKERYQRHQRNRLKDLPNLTFQLEVLLFEAGITNEETLRALGARASWLKMRAKNKALSIKVLFALEGAIEGLHEAALPAGIRRELTEWFNALPEPQENHSSR is encoded by the coding sequence ATGAAAAAGATATCTTATGAACGGATTTATAAATCCCAGGAATACCTCTCCCCGTTGGGCGAAATTCATCACCGGGCTCTGTTTGGAGGCTATACCCTGGCGGTAGATGATGCGGTGTTTGCCATGGTGTCAGACGGCGAACTTTATCTTCGCGCCTGTGAGGAGAGTGCGAAATACTGTGTAAAAAATGCCTCCTCTTTTTTGACGTTGATGAAGCGAGGCCGCCCGGTGCTGCTCAACTACTATCGTGTGGATGACGGATTATGGCAGGACAGGGAGCGGTTGCTTCAGCTCTCCTCGTTTGCGCTTAGTGCGGCAAGAAAAGAGCGCTATCAGCGCCATCAACGAAACCGCTTAAAGGATCTGCCAAACCTGACCTTTCAGCTTGAAGTCTTGCTCTTTGAAGCAGGCATCACTAATGAGGAAACGCTGCGTGCGCTGGGTGCCAGAGCGAGCTGGCTAAAGATGCGGGCAAAAAACAAAGCGCTCAGTATTAAGGTTCTCTTTGCGCTGGAAGGGGCTATCGAGGGGCTGCATGAGGCGGCACTCCCGGCAGGCATTCGCCGGGAGCTGACGGAGTGGTTTAATGCGCTACCTGAGCCACAGGAGAATCACTCCTCCAGGTAG